A single genomic interval of Lathyrus oleraceus cultivar Zhongwan6 chromosome 7, CAAS_Psat_ZW6_1.0, whole genome shotgun sequence harbors:
- the LOC127105562 gene encoding uncharacterized protein LOC127105562 isoform X1, producing the protein MVTRRFTQLPTSDDEDDDSPLSKPHSTSTNLVDDNTSNRRKRKEDPVLLVPEGKDQKPYVAIVKDITQSPDGSLKITGQWFYRPDEAAKKGGGCWQSSDTRELFYSFHRDEVPAESVMHRCVVHFVPIHKQLPNRKEHPGFIVQKVYDTVEMKLWKLTDKDYEDYKQAEIDELVQKTFQCLGELPDIETDAPADQEDLIGNKRILKKKSISPLDVSREDRTSRRSVQPLKPETPRSYLANTSEHYRILVSFNALTGDIYRDKGLVKLLQNVQYLFDTDGIRKKKDKCSDSSDATNNRGTNKGLEIENECIDKVLKNSKSFIWPDVAVPAVVALENASHEAFSSDYQKYSQKLRQLAFNLKINPFLLSRLLNGELEASKILTMTPTELKEGLTADEISKNEPDEPQHMQVIFHMQMTDTRCKRCTEQKVGVRDIIRAGHVDRYMLECIDCGYSWSASRDAVSMLTLDASDSKRNVGTAPWATAKFENVEKKLVSPRETDKSANDIFMPPVLEAHKSFGKSRKDENMEASKRGD; encoded by the exons ATGGTTACTCGACGCTTCACTCAACTGCCAACCAGCGACGACGAAGACGACGATTCACCTCTTTCCAAGCCACACTCCACTTCAACAAACCTCGTCGACGATAACACTTCCAACCGTCGCAAAAGGAAG GAGGATCCTGTGCTTCTTGTGCCTGAGGGTAAAGACCAAAAACCGTATGTGGCAATTGTTAAG GACATTACACAATCCCCAGATGGCAGTTTGAAGATCACAGGGCAGTGGTTTTACCGGCCAGATGAAGCGGCCAAAAAGGGAGGTGGTTGCTGGCAATCTAGTGACACCAGAGAGCTGTTTTATAGTTTCCACCGGGATGAGGTTCCTGCGGAATCTGTTATGCATAGGTGTGTGGTGCATTTTGTTCCTATACACAAACAGCTTCCAAATCGTAAGGAGCATCCTGGGTTTATTGTGCAAAAGGTTTATGACACAGTAGAAATGAAATTATGGAAGCTCACAGATAAAGACTATGAGGACTATAAACAAGCAGAAATTGACGAGCTTGTTCAGAAAACTTTTCAATGTTTGGGTGAGCTACCTGACATCGAGACTGATGCTCCTGCTGATCAGGAAGATCTGATTGGAAATAAAAGAATCTTAAAGAAAAAGAGTATTTCACCTCTTGATGTTTCAAGAGAGGACAGAACATCTCGAAGGAGTGTCCAACCTCTGAAACCTGAAACACCAAGGAGTTATTTAGCTAATACCTCAGAGCATTATCGTATATTAGTGAGTTTTAATGCATTAACAGGTGATATCTATCGTGACAAAGGTTTGGTGAAGTTGCTTCAAAATGTTCAGTACTTGTTTGATACTGATGGCATCAGAAAGAAAAAAGACAAATGCAGTGACAGTTCTGATGCAACCAACAATCGAGGCACCAACAAAGGTTTAGAAATAGAAAATGAGTGTATAGACAAAGTTCTGAAG AATTCCAAGTCTTTTATCTGGCCAGATGTTGCTGTTCCAGCTGTAGTTGCTCTAGAGAATGCTTCACATGAAGCATTTTCATCAGATTATCAGAAGTACAGCCAAAAACTACGACAATTAGCATTTAATCTCAAG ATCAATCCATTTCTGTTAAGCCGTCTATTAAATGGAGAGCTAGAAGCTTCAAAAATATTGACTATGACACCTACTGAATTGAAG GAGGGTTTGACTGCCGATGAAATATCCAAGAATGAACCTGACGAGCCACAACACATGCAGGTCATTTTTCACATGCAG ATGACGGACACTCGCTGCAAACGTTGCACAGAGCAGAAGGTGGGCGTGAGGGATATTATCCGCGCAGGACACGTTGACCGATATATG CTGGAATGTATCGACTGTGGTTATTCCTGGTCTGCCTCACGAGATGCGGTGTCTATGCTAACATTAGATGCATCAGATTCAAAAAGAAATGTAGGCACAGCCCCATGGGCCACTGCAAAATTTGAAAATGTGGAGAAGAAGCTAGTGAGTCCCCGTGAAACGGACAAGTCGGCCAATGACATCTTTATGCCGCCTGTATTGGAAGCCCATAAATCATTTGGCAAGTCGAGGAAAGATGAAAACATGGAAGCTTCAAAACGTGGTGACTAG
- the LOC127105562 gene encoding uncharacterized protein LOC127105562 isoform X2, protein MVTRRFTQLPTSDDEDDDSPLSKPHSTSTNLVDDNTSNRRKRKEDPVLLVPEGKDQKPYVAIVKDITQSPDGSLKITGQWFYRPDEAAKKGGGCWQSSDTRELFYSFHRDEVPAESVMHRCVVHFVPIHKQLPNRKEHPGFIVQKVYDTVEMKLWKLTDKDYEDYKQAEIDELVQKTFQCLGELPDIETDAPADQEDLIGNKRILKKKSISPLDVSREDRTSRRSVQPLKPETPRSYLANTSEHYRILVSFNALTGDIYRDKGLVKLLQNVQYLFDTDGIRKKKDKCSDSSDATNNRGTNKGLEIENECIDKVLKNSKSFIWPDVAVPAVVALENASHEAFSSDYQKYSQKLRQLAFNLKINPFLLSRLLNGELEASKILTMTPTELKEGLTADEISKNEPDEPQHMQMTDTRCKRCTEQKVGVRDIIRAGHVDRYMLECIDCGYSWSASRDAVSMLTLDASDSKRNVGTAPWATAKFENVEKKLVSPRETDKSANDIFMPPVLEAHKSFGKSRKDENMEASKRGD, encoded by the exons ATGGTTACTCGACGCTTCACTCAACTGCCAACCAGCGACGACGAAGACGACGATTCACCTCTTTCCAAGCCACACTCCACTTCAACAAACCTCGTCGACGATAACACTTCCAACCGTCGCAAAAGGAAG GAGGATCCTGTGCTTCTTGTGCCTGAGGGTAAAGACCAAAAACCGTATGTGGCAATTGTTAAG GACATTACACAATCCCCAGATGGCAGTTTGAAGATCACAGGGCAGTGGTTTTACCGGCCAGATGAAGCGGCCAAAAAGGGAGGTGGTTGCTGGCAATCTAGTGACACCAGAGAGCTGTTTTATAGTTTCCACCGGGATGAGGTTCCTGCGGAATCTGTTATGCATAGGTGTGTGGTGCATTTTGTTCCTATACACAAACAGCTTCCAAATCGTAAGGAGCATCCTGGGTTTATTGTGCAAAAGGTTTATGACACAGTAGAAATGAAATTATGGAAGCTCACAGATAAAGACTATGAGGACTATAAACAAGCAGAAATTGACGAGCTTGTTCAGAAAACTTTTCAATGTTTGGGTGAGCTACCTGACATCGAGACTGATGCTCCTGCTGATCAGGAAGATCTGATTGGAAATAAAAGAATCTTAAAGAAAAAGAGTATTTCACCTCTTGATGTTTCAAGAGAGGACAGAACATCTCGAAGGAGTGTCCAACCTCTGAAACCTGAAACACCAAGGAGTTATTTAGCTAATACCTCAGAGCATTATCGTATATTAGTGAGTTTTAATGCATTAACAGGTGATATCTATCGTGACAAAGGTTTGGTGAAGTTGCTTCAAAATGTTCAGTACTTGTTTGATACTGATGGCATCAGAAAGAAAAAAGACAAATGCAGTGACAGTTCTGATGCAACCAACAATCGAGGCACCAACAAAGGTTTAGAAATAGAAAATGAGTGTATAGACAAAGTTCTGAAG AATTCCAAGTCTTTTATCTGGCCAGATGTTGCTGTTCCAGCTGTAGTTGCTCTAGAGAATGCTTCACATGAAGCATTTTCATCAGATTATCAGAAGTACAGCCAAAAACTACGACAATTAGCATTTAATCTCAAG ATCAATCCATTTCTGTTAAGCCGTCTATTAAATGGAGAGCTAGAAGCTTCAAAAATATTGACTATGACACCTACTGAATTGAAG GAGGGTTTGACTGCCGATGAAATATCCAAGAATGAACCTGACGAGCCACAACACATGCAG ATGACGGACACTCGCTGCAAACGTTGCACAGAGCAGAAGGTGGGCGTGAGGGATATTATCCGCGCAGGACACGTTGACCGATATATG CTGGAATGTATCGACTGTGGTTATTCCTGGTCTGCCTCACGAGATGCGGTGTCTATGCTAACATTAGATGCATCAGATTCAAAAAGAAATGTAGGCACAGCCCCATGGGCCACTGCAAAATTTGAAAATGTGGAGAAGAAGCTAGTGAGTCCCCGTGAAACGGACAAGTCGGCCAATGACATCTTTATGCCGCCTGTATTGGAAGCCCATAAATCATTTGGCAAGTCGAGGAAAGATGAAAACATGGAAGCTTCAAAACGTGGTGACTAG